The following proteins are co-located in the Planococcus plakortidis genome:
- the guaA gene encoding glutamine-hydrolyzing GMP synthase, whose protein sequence is MLKEQKKIVVLDFGSQYNQLITRRIREIGVYSELHPHTITATEIKEMNATGIIFSGGPNSVYDENAFSIDPEIFEMGLPILGICYGMQLMALRMEGKVEKASNREYGKAELTLTKESSIFKDVPEEQIVWMSHGDLVTAAPPGFDVIATSPGCPIAAMANEERKLYGVQYHPEVRHSVYGNEMLRQFVFDVCGMKDEWSMENYIELEIAKIREQVGDKKVLCALSGGVDSSVVAVLIHKAIGDQLTCMFVDHGLLRKGEAESVMKTFADGFHMNVIKIDARERFLKKLEGVSDPEQKRKIIGNEFIYVFDDEAEKLKGMDFLAQGTLYTDIIESGTTTAQTIKSHHNVGGLPEDMQFELIEPLNTLFKDEVRALGTELGMPDEIVWRQPFPGPGLGIRIMGAVTEEKLEIVRESDWILRDEIKKAGLDRDIWQYFTVLPDIRSVGVMGDARTYDYAIGIRAVTSIDGMTSDWARIPWDVLEKISVRLVNEVDHINRVLYDITSKPPATIEWE, encoded by the coding sequence ATGTTGAAGGAACAGAAAAAAATCGTCGTCTTGGATTTCGGCAGCCAATACAATCAATTGATCACGCGCCGCATCCGTGAAATCGGTGTCTATAGCGAACTCCACCCACATACGATTACCGCGACTGAAATCAAGGAAATGAATGCCACGGGGATCATCTTCTCAGGCGGGCCAAACTCCGTCTATGACGAAAATGCGTTTTCCATCGATCCTGAAATTTTCGAGATGGGACTGCCGATACTCGGCATCTGCTACGGCATGCAATTGATGGCGCTTCGCATGGAAGGGAAAGTCGAAAAAGCTTCCAACCGCGAGTACGGGAAAGCCGAATTGACCTTGACGAAAGAAAGCTCCATTTTCAAAGATGTGCCAGAAGAGCAAATCGTCTGGATGAGCCACGGCGACCTAGTGACAGCAGCTCCTCCTGGATTTGACGTCATCGCGACAAGCCCGGGCTGCCCGATTGCAGCCATGGCAAACGAAGAGCGTAAACTTTACGGCGTCCAGTACCATCCGGAAGTCCGCCATTCGGTTTACGGAAACGAAATGCTGCGCCAGTTTGTCTTCGATGTATGTGGCATGAAAGACGAATGGTCGATGGAAAATTACATTGAATTGGAAATCGCAAAAATCCGCGAGCAAGTGGGCGATAAAAAAGTCCTTTGCGCACTAAGCGGCGGCGTTGATTCTTCAGTTGTAGCCGTTTTGATCCACAAAGCGATCGGCGATCAATTGACATGCATGTTCGTAGACCACGGCTTGCTCCGTAAAGGGGAAGCGGAAAGCGTCATGAAAACTTTCGCCGACGGTTTCCATATGAACGTCATCAAGATCGATGCCCGCGAGCGCTTCCTGAAAAAACTTGAAGGCGTCAGCGACCCCGAACAGAAACGCAAAATCATCGGCAATGAATTCATCTATGTATTCGACGATGAAGCAGAGAAACTAAAAGGCATGGACTTCCTTGCCCAAGGCACACTCTATACCGATATTATCGAAAGCGGTACGACGACTGCCCAAACGATCAAATCCCACCACAACGTGGGCGGCTTGCCTGAAGACATGCAATTTGAATTGATCGAACCCCTGAATACCTTATTCAAAGACGAAGTTCGCGCGCTCGGCACCGAGCTTGGCATGCCGGATGAAATTGTTTGGCGCCAGCCATTCCCAGGCCCTGGCCTCGGGATCCGTATCATGGGAGCGGTCACGGAAGAAAAACTTGAAATCGTCCGAGAATCGGATTGGATCTTGCGCGATGAAATCAAGAAAGCCGGCCTTGATCGTGACATCTGGCAATACTTTACGGTACTTCCCGATATCCGCAGCGTAGGTGTCATGGGTGATGCCCGTACTTACGATTACGCAATCGGGATTCGTGCAGTCACTTCGATTGACGGCATGACATCGGATTGGGCACGTATTCCATGGGATGTGCTCGAGAAAATCAGTGTCCGTCTCGTCAATGAAGTAGATCACATCAACCGCGTATTATACGATATTACGAGCAAGCCACCTGCAACAATCGAGTGGGAATAA
- a CDS encoding NCS2 family permease has protein sequence MKKYFQFEELGTNYRQEFIGGLTTFLAMAYILVVNPLTLTMDSIPDLDPALRMDYGAVFMATALAAAIGSLLMGIVAKYPLALAPGMGLNAFFSYTVVLTYGVPWQTALTGVLVSGLIFILLTLTGIRETIINAIPAQLKYAVGAGIGLYITFIGLQNAGIVVGNPDTLVGLGDLTDGSALLAIFGLFITVIMMVRGVKGGIFFGILIAAVVGMIFQVVSLPTAVIDLNVPSLAPTFGVALEPIFNDPGSLMTIQFLVIVLTFLFVDFFDTAGTLVAVANQAGLMKDNKLPRAGKALLSDSIATVSGAIFGTSTTTSYIESTSGVAAGARSGFASVVTGILFLVAILFYPLLSVITSAVTAPALIIVGVLMVSALGQIEWGKFEIAVPAFLTMIAMPLGYSIATGIAIGFIFYPITMMVAGRRKEIHPIMYGLFVIFVLYFIFLA, from the coding sequence ATGAAGAAGTATTTTCAATTTGAAGAACTGGGAACGAACTATCGTCAGGAATTTATCGGCGGTTTAACCACCTTTTTGGCGATGGCTTATATCTTGGTCGTCAACCCGCTAACACTCACGATGGACTCGATTCCCGATTTGGATCCAGCCCTTCGCATGGATTACGGAGCAGTATTTATGGCCACGGCTTTAGCAGCCGCTATCGGCAGCCTATTGATGGGAATCGTCGCTAAATACCCGCTTGCTTTAGCACCGGGGATGGGGCTCAACGCTTTCTTCTCCTACACAGTTGTGCTTACGTACGGAGTGCCTTGGCAAACTGCATTGACTGGTGTATTGGTTTCAGGATTGATTTTCATTCTGCTTACTTTGACGGGCATCCGTGAAACGATCATCAACGCCATCCCGGCTCAGCTGAAATATGCAGTCGGCGCCGGCATCGGGCTTTATATCACGTTTATTGGTTTGCAGAATGCCGGGATCGTTGTAGGCAATCCCGACACGCTTGTTGGGCTTGGCGATTTGACGGACGGTTCAGCTTTGCTCGCGATATTCGGTTTGTTCATCACTGTCATCATGATGGTGCGTGGCGTGAAGGGCGGGATATTCTTTGGCATCTTAATTGCTGCAGTGGTCGGGATGATCTTCCAAGTCGTCAGCTTGCCGACGGCAGTGATCGATTTGAATGTTCCAAGTCTTGCGCCGACATTCGGTGTGGCGCTTGAACCAATCTTCAATGATCCTGGTTCATTGATGACCATTCAATTTCTTGTCATCGTCCTGACATTTTTGTTTGTTGACTTTTTTGACACTGCGGGAACTTTGGTGGCGGTAGCGAATCAAGCCGGCTTGATGAAAGATAACAAATTGCCTCGCGCAGGCAAAGCTTTGCTTTCAGATTCCATTGCGACAGTGAGCGGAGCGATCTTCGGAACATCGACAACGACCTCATACATTGAGTCGACGTCTGGTGTAGCTGCTGGAGCGCGTTCCGGTTTTGCTTCTGTAGTGACGGGCATCCTATTCTTGGTTGCGATTCTTTTTTACCCGTTGCTATCGGTGATTACTAGCGCAGTCACAGCCCCAGCGTTGATCATCGTGGGAGTCCTGATGGTTTCGGCGCTTGGCCAGATTGAATGGGGCAAGTTTGAAATCGCTGTTCCAGCATTTCTTACAATGATTGCGATGCCGCTCGGTTATAGTATCGCTACCGGCATCGCGATCGGATTCATTTTCTATCCCATTACAATGATGGTCGCGGGAAGAAGAAAAGAAATCCATCCGATCATGTATGGACTGTTTGTTATCTTTGTTTTGTATTTTATATTTCTTGCTTAA